A portion of the Pseudomonas koreensis genome contains these proteins:
- the serB gene encoding phosphoserine phosphatase SerB yields MREIVLINITGVDRPGLTAAITGVLAQGGVNILDIGQAVIHDTLSFGILVEIPDSEQGKSVLKDILFKGYELDQQVRFTPVSEEDYQQWVGNQGKKRHIVTLLTRKVTAGQLQAVSAITAKYGLNIDHIDRLSGRMPLDTPADKGKGCIEFSVRGEAADPQALRAEFLSVAQELNVDIAFQEDSLFRRNRRLAVFDMDSTLIEAEVIDELAKAAGVGDRVSEITERAMAGELDFRASFKERLALLKGLDVSVLDSIGASLRLTEGAETLFAELKRLGYKTAILSGGFTYFAKQLQARLGIDYVFANELEVVDGKCTGVAIEPIVDAQRKADLLKELAHKEGLRLEQTIAVGDGANDLPMLAIAGLGVAFRAKPLVKQSAKQAISTLGLDGVLYLLGFRDRDGQL; encoded by the coding sequence CGGTGATCCACGACACCCTGTCGTTCGGCATCCTGGTTGAGATTCCCGATTCCGAGCAGGGCAAGTCGGTGCTCAAGGACATCCTGTTCAAGGGTTATGAACTGGATCAGCAAGTGCGCTTCACCCCGGTGTCCGAAGAGGATTACCAGCAGTGGGTGGGCAATCAGGGCAAGAAACGCCATATCGTTACCCTGCTGACGCGCAAGGTCACCGCTGGCCAGTTGCAGGCGGTTAGCGCGATCACCGCCAAATATGGCCTGAACATCGACCATATCGACCGTCTGTCGGGGCGCATGCCGCTGGACACGCCGGCCGACAAGGGCAAGGGGTGCATCGAGTTTTCCGTACGTGGCGAAGCGGCCGATCCGCAGGCCCTGCGCGCCGAATTCCTCAGCGTTGCGCAGGAATTGAACGTCGATATCGCCTTTCAGGAAGATTCGCTATTCCGCCGTAACCGCCGTCTGGCTGTTTTCGACATGGACTCGACGCTGATCGAAGCGGAAGTGATCGACGAATTGGCCAAGGCGGCCGGCGTAGGTGATCGGGTTTCGGAGATCACTGAACGCGCCATGGCCGGCGAATTGGATTTCCGCGCCAGCTTCAAGGAGCGTCTGGCGCTGCTCAAGGGCCTCGACGTCAGTGTGCTCGACTCGATCGGCGCCTCGCTGCGCCTGACCGAAGGCGCTGAAACCCTGTTTGCCGAACTCAAGCGCCTGGGTTACAAAACCGCGATTCTCTCGGGTGGCTTCACGTATTTCGCCAAGCAGCTGCAAGCCAGGCTTGGCATCGACTACGTGTTCGCCAACGAGCTGGAAGTGGTCGACGGCAAGTGCACCGGCGTGGCGATCGAGCCGATTGTCGATGCACAGCGCAAGGCTGACTTGCTTAAGGAGCTGGCGCACAAGGAAGGCTTGCGCCTGGAACAGACCATTGCTGTCGGCGACGGTGCCAACGACTTGCCGATGCTGGCGATTGCCGGGCTGGGCGTGGCGTTCCGCGCCAAGCCGCTGGTGAAGCAATCGGCGAAGCAGGCGATTTCAACGCTGGGTCTGGATGGTGTGTTGTATCTTCTGGGTTTCCGCGATCGCGACGGGCAGCTCTAA